A genomic segment from Saprospiraceae bacterium encodes:
- a CDS encoding shikimate kinase, whose amino-acid sequence MKKINVIGTSGSGKSTFSRQLSEALGIPYIEMDAIFWEKDWNMPKDKVFFQKLKMALKQEKWVLDGNYSRTNDLKWKEVDTIIWIDFSFARTFYQAIRRAINRVITKKELWPGTGNRESFKQLLSKDSIVWWTLKTYKRNRVKYLKVMDNPNYKHIEFIHLKTPKACKEFLYKIKQEYGENS is encoded by the coding sequence ATGAAAAAAATCAATGTCATCGGTACAAGTGGGTCTGGTAAATCCACCTTTTCAAGGCAGCTATCCGAGGCCTTGGGAATACCCTATATCGAAATGGATGCCATTTTTTGGGAGAAGGATTGGAATATGCCAAAAGACAAAGTTTTTTTCCAGAAACTCAAAATGGCACTCAAGCAGGAAAAATGGGTGCTCGATGGCAATTACTCTCGCACCAATGACCTTAAATGGAAGGAGGTAGATACCATCATCTGGATAGATTTCAGTTTCGCACGAACCTTTTATCAAGCCATCCGCCGTGCCATTAATAGAGTGATTACCAAGAAGGAATTATGGCCTGGAACAGGAAATCGAGAAAGCTTTAAGCAGCTGCTTTCGAAAGATTCCATCGTGTGGTGGACGCTGAAAACCTATAAGCGGAATCGAGTTAAATATTTAAAAGTAATGGATAACCCGAATTATAAACACATCGAATTCATCCATTTAAAAACCCCGAAAGCATGCAAAGAATTCTTATATAAAATCAAGCAGGAATACGGAGAGAATAGTTGA